In one Parabacteroides sp. FAFU027 genomic region, the following are encoded:
- a CDS encoding malectin domain-containing carbohydrate-binding protein produces MNSLFQKISKKLTIVPVLLLLAASVFANNGIRHEVLLNDGWKTVMNETNADAYKGFEQTVFNDAKWKSVNVPHNWDQHGGYRRLKHGNLHGYAWYRKSFVIGNKEEGKRYFLYFEGVSSYATVYMNGKKIGYHAGGRTTFTLDATDALAFGKSNILAVKADHPAMISDLPWVCGGCSSEWGFSEGTQPMGIYRPVHLVVTDEVRVNPFGVHVWNDSTVTGKSALLFLETEIKNHGAATHQIQLVQRFIDGKGKTVAQLQTTENITAGATKTIKQQFTEIQHPTLWSIENPYLYTLVTEIKENNHVIDKVETPYGIRWVKWDIKGKNPSNRFYLNGKPVFINGTAEYEHLMGRSHAFTDEEVVARVNQVKAAGYNSFRDAHQPHNLLYQKYWDESGILFWPQLSAHIWYDTPQFRNNFKQLLTEWVKERRNSPSVILWGLQNESTLPESFARECTELIRTLDPTSSSQRLVTTCNGGTGTDWNVIQNWSGTYSGNPAKYGEELSYQLLNGEYGAWRSIDLHSEGEFNQSGALSEDRMTLLMESKIRLAEAVKDKVCGQYHWLLNSHENPGRIQNEEGTRDIDRVGPVNYKGVFTPWGEPLDAFYMFRANYISKEKEPMVYIASHTWPDRWMTPGVKDGIIVYSNCNEVELFNDVDGASLGRLKNQGRGTHFTFNNIDVKYNVLKAVGYVNGKAVATDVIVLNHLPKAPLFSQKEKEKQAITAPEKGFNYLFRVNCGGGDYTDANGKLWMADRAKTDSLSWGSVSWSKDYPGMHPYYASQRRTRDAIAGTNDDALFQTFRYGMDKLHFDFPVPDGEYRVELYFTEPWYGIGNVNAKGWRVFDVAVNNRIVLKDFDIWKEAGVNRAVKKAFNVNVKGGQLSINFPDVKAGEAVISAITIASKDNTLKAAPASSLFIADLAVTADSTEFQVKTWTDTGDKAFSNSDASFSSLPAALYTAERIVRPTDTKAAVSFRLTNDATVYIALSDKISLFPPWLTGFEITNQKVELSNGKKYNLFKARFKAGDKVKTHSNATADYIVFVTPDVKMDEAKEARSVTTYEAEKAKILGPGLVKGNFKSKGYVEFTRPEKDTLEFNFSVGLASTYLLRFQYMNMNTTPAPLDFEIISPNGTVMRKDRLEFPVASEKWKSFNTTTGTTINAGTYKLRLLNPGLKGVRIVALEVE; encoded by the coding sequence ATGAATTCCCTTTTTCAGAAAATATCAAAGAAACTCACAATAGTACCGGTGCTGCTGCTTTTGGCGGCATCGGTTTTTGCTAATAACGGTATCCGTCATGAGGTATTACTCAACGACGGATGGAAAACCGTTATGAACGAGACCAATGCAGATGCCTATAAAGGTTTCGAACAAACGGTTTTCAACGATGCCAAATGGAAATCGGTGAATGTTCCTCATAACTGGGACCAGCACGGAGGATACCGTCGCTTGAAACACGGAAATCTCCACGGTTATGCCTGGTACCGCAAGTCATTTGTCATAGGAAATAAAGAAGAAGGCAAACGCTATTTTCTCTATTTCGAAGGGGTGAGTTCGTATGCAACCGTATATATGAACGGTAAGAAAATCGGTTATCATGCCGGTGGCCGCACTACATTTACGCTCGATGCTACCGATGCTTTGGCTTTTGGCAAAAGCAACATTCTCGCCGTGAAGGCTGACCATCCGGCTATGATAAGTGATTTGCCGTGGGTGTGTGGCGGTTGTTCGAGTGAATGGGGCTTCTCGGAAGGTACGCAGCCGATGGGGATTTACCGTCCTGTTCATTTGGTGGTAACTGATGAGGTACGTGTGAACCCTTTTGGCGTACACGTGTGGAACGACTCTACAGTGACCGGGAAATCGGCACTTCTTTTCCTTGAAACCGAAATCAAAAACCACGGAGCCGCTACACATCAGATTCAGCTGGTGCAACGATTCATTGACGGGAAAGGTAAAACGGTTGCCCAACTGCAAACTACGGAAAACATCACTGCCGGTGCAACGAAAACCATTAAGCAACAATTTACGGAGATTCAGCATCCCACTTTGTGGTCGATTGAGAATCCCTACCTCTATACTTTGGTCACCGAGATTAAGGAAAATAATCACGTGATTGACAAAGTGGAAACTCCATACGGTATCCGCTGGGTGAAATGGGACATAAAAGGAAAGAATCCCTCCAACCGTTTTTACCTGAATGGAAAACCGGTTTTCATCAACGGAACTGCCGAATACGAGCACCTGATGGGCCGCAGCCACGCCTTTACCGATGAAGAGGTGGTTGCAAGGGTGAATCAGGTGAAAGCAGCCGGGTACAACTCATTCCGCGATGCGCACCAGCCGCACAACCTGCTTTACCAGAAATACTGGGATGAGTCGGGAATCCTTTTCTGGCCGCAACTTTCGGCGCACATCTGGTACGATACTCCCCAATTCAGAAACAACTTCAAGCAACTGCTGACCGAGTGGGTGAAGGAGCGTCGCAACTCTCCCTCAGTCATTCTGTGGGGTTTGCAGAACGAAAGTACACTGCCGGAATCTTTTGCCCGCGAGTGTACGGAACTGATTCGCACGCTCGACCCGACTTCCTCTTCTCAACGACTGGTGACTACCTGCAACGGTGGTACCGGTACCGACTGGAATGTTATTCAAAACTGGTCCGGAACCTATAGCGGCAATCCGGCTAAGTATGGCGAAGAGCTCAGCTACCAACTCCTGAACGGCGAGTACGGTGCGTGGCGCAGCATTGACCTTCACTCCGAAGGAGAATTCAACCAAAGCGGAGCGTTGAGCGAAGACCGGATGACACTGCTGATGGAATCGAAGATTCGTCTGGCCGAAGCGGTGAAAGACAAGGTTTGCGGACAGTATCACTGGTTGCTTAATTCGCACGAAAACCCCGGACGTATTCAAAACGAGGAGGGGACGCGTGACATCGACCGCGTAGGTCCGGTAAACTACAAAGGAGTATTCACTCCGTGGGGCGAACCGCTCGATGCTTTCTATATGTTCCGTGCCAATTATATTTCGAAAGAAAAAGAGCCGATGGTCTATATCGCATCGCACACCTGGCCCGACCGTTGGATGACTCCGGGGGTGAAGGATGGCATTATTGTCTATTCAAATTGCAATGAAGTTGAGCTTTTCAACGATGTGGACGGCGCTTCATTGGGACGTCTGAAGAATCAGGGTCGCGGCACCCATTTTACCTTTAATAATATTGATGTAAAATACAATGTATTGAAGGCAGTCGGCTATGTCAATGGTAAAGCCGTGGCTACCGATGTGATTGTATTGAATCATTTACCTAAAGCGCCTCTGTTTTCCCAAAAAGAAAAAGAGAAACAAGCGATAACCGCTCCTGAAAAGGGCTTCAACTACCTTTTCCGCGTGAACTGCGGGGGAGGGGATTATACCGATGCGAATGGCAAACTCTGGATGGCAGACCGTGCCAAAACGGATTCCCTTTCATGGGGTTCGGTGTCATGGAGCAAGGATTATCCCGGAATGCATCCCTATTATGCGAGTCAGCGTCGCACGCGTGACGCGATCGCTGGGACGAATGACGATGCGCTGTTCCAAACCTTCCGTTACGGCATGGATAAACTGCATTTCGATTTCCCCGTTCCCGATGGAGAGTACCGCGTGGAGCTTTACTTTACCGAACCGTGGTACGGAATCGGCAATGTGAACGCCAAAGGCTGGAGAGTCTTTGACGTGGCGGTGAACAACCGGATTGTATTGAAAGATTTCGACATCTGGAAAGAAGCCGGTGTAAATCGTGCGGTGAAAAAAGCATTTAATGTAAATGTAAAAGGCGGTCAGTTGTCCATCAACTTCCCTGATGTGAAAGCGGGTGAAGCCGTGATTTCGGCCATCACCATTGCTTCGAAAGACAATACCCTGAAAGCTGCTCCGGCATCATCCCTGTTCATTGCCGACCTGGCTGTGACGGCAGATTCTACGGAATTTCAGGTAAAAACATGGACCGACACCGGCGATAAGGCATTTTCCAATTCGGATGCGTCATTCTCCTCATTGCCAGCTGCATTATACACCGCCGAACGCATTGTACGCCCTACTGATACGAAAGCGGCCGTCAGCTTCAGGCTTACGAATGATGCCACTGTGTATATTGCATTGTCAGATAAGATTAGTTTGTTCCCACCGTGGCTGACCGGATTTGAAATCACGAATCAGAAGGTGGAACTCTCAAACGGTAAGAAATACAACCTTTTCAAGGCCCGCTTTAAAGCCGGCGACAAGGTGAAAACGCATAGCAACGCGACAGCCGACTATATCGTATTCGTCACACCCGATGTGAAGATGGACGAAGCCAAAGAGGCGCGTTCGGTAACGACTTACGAAGCCGAAAAAGCCAAAATACTGGGCCCCGGTTTGGTAAAAGGCAATTTCAAATCGAAAGGTTATGTCGAATTTACCCGTCCGGAGAAAGACACGTTGGAATTCAATTTCTCTGTCGGACTGGCCAGCACCTATCTGCTCCGTTTCCAGTATATGAATATGAATACGACACCGGCTCCGCTGGATTTCGAAATCATTTCTCCGAATGGAACGGTGATGCGTAAGGATAGGCTGGAGTTTCCGGTGGCTTCGGAGAAATGGAAGTCGTTTAATACCACCACCGGCACCACGATCAATGCCGGTACATACAAACTCCGACTGCTCAACCCCGGATTGAAAGGGGTGCGCATCGTTGCCTTGGAGGTGGAGTAA
- a CDS encoding sialate O-acetylesterase — MNNILSKKTFAGLALSLMISATAFAQPKPASIFTDNMVLQQQSEVAVWGTDQPGKRVQISTSWNGRKYVVVTDANGKWSTKVATPKAGGPYDVTISDGKQVKLSNVLIGEVWICAGQSNMEEPMKGFKASPVANSNDAILRSKNKNIRVITVPRASTTEPQTEFKAQWAEATPASVADFSATGYYFGKLVNEITNVPVGLICVSYGGSCIQAWMSKETSCAFEKTGIPQKGDSIKVPNRTPTTLFNGMLNPVIGYGIKGCIWYQGETNYQEPDRYPDMLKTMVSDWRKRWNVGEFPFYFTQIAPYDYFLLTPNDKSEKNNSAYIRAAQLKAKSMIPNTGIAILLDAGVENNIHPYDKKTPGERLAYQALAKTYQVTGFGYDSPEVDQMTVKDSTVSLSLKNIPNGITSYDKEVTLFEIAGSDNKFYPAKAELGRKSITVTSPQVKNPVSVRYAFRNYVEAQVFNTEGLPMGTFSLTLTK, encoded by the coding sequence ATGAATAATATTTTATCCAAAAAGACATTTGCCGGTCTGGCGTTGTCGCTGATGATTAGCGCAACTGCTTTTGCCCAACCCAAGCCGGCTTCCATTTTTACTGATAATATGGTGCTTCAGCAGCAATCCGAAGTAGCTGTGTGGGGAACAGACCAACCGGGCAAAAGAGTGCAGATTTCAACTTCGTGGAACGGAAGGAAATACGTAGTGGTAACCGATGCTAATGGTAAATGGAGCACAAAAGTGGCTACACCCAAAGCCGGCGGGCCATACGATGTGACTATTTCTGACGGTAAACAGGTGAAACTATCAAACGTACTCATCGGAGAGGTGTGGATTTGCGCCGGCCAGTCAAACATGGAAGAGCCGATGAAAGGCTTCAAGGCTTCTCCGGTGGCAAATTCCAATGATGCGATCTTGCGTTCAAAAAACAAAAATATTCGTGTAATCACAGTTCCCCGAGCATCGACTACCGAGCCGCAAACAGAATTTAAAGCGCAGTGGGCTGAAGCTACACCGGCTTCTGTTGCTGATTTTTCGGCGACAGGATACTATTTCGGAAAACTGGTCAATGAGATTACAAATGTACCGGTGGGATTGATATGTGTGAGTTATGGCGGTTCCTGCATTCAGGCATGGATGAGCAAAGAGACTTCTTGCGCTTTTGAAAAGACCGGAATTCCTCAAAAAGGAGACAGTATCAAAGTGCCGAATCGCACTCCGACTACTTTGTTTAACGGAATGCTTAATCCGGTAATCGGTTATGGTATCAAAGGTTGCATCTGGTATCAGGGTGAAACCAACTATCAGGAGCCGGACAGATACCCTGACATGCTCAAAACGATGGTGTCAGACTGGCGCAAACGCTGGAATGTGGGTGAGTTCCCTTTTTACTTTACCCAGATAGCGCCTTACGACTATTTTTTGTTGACTCCGAATGACAAAAGCGAGAAGAATAACTCGGCTTATATCCGTGCCGCTCAATTAAAAGCTAAATCAATGATTCCAAATACCGGAATCGCGATTTTGCTGGATGCCGGTGTGGAAAATAACATTCACCCTTATGACAAAAAGACTCCGGGCGAAAGACTTGCTTATCAGGCTCTTGCGAAGACATACCAAGTGACCGGGTTTGGTTACGATAGTCCGGAGGTGGATCAAATGACGGTAAAGGATAGTACCGTAAGTCTTTCACTCAAAAACATTCCGAATGGCATTACCTCTTATGACAAGGAAGTGACTCTTTTTGAAATTGCCGGAAGTGATAATAAGTTCTATCCCGCGAAAGCAGAGCTGGGGCGGAAGTCTATTACGGTGACCTCACCGCAGGTAAAGAACCCGGTATCAGTGCGCTACGCCTTCCGCAATTATGTGGAGGCTCAGGTATTTAATACTGAAGGGTTGCCGATGGGAACTTTCTCGTTGACGCTGACTAAATAA
- a CDS encoding glycoside hydrolase family 2 protein — translation MKKTTFLLLSLFLILAAQAQRPFSTAGFFEWKNQGREVFDFNIGWRFHKGDVDGAETVAFDDSKWDVVATPHTVELEPSEASGGRNYQGIAWYRKHFTVNKDLAGKKVYLHFEAVMGKSKVYLNGKLVKEHFGGYLPFNINLTDLGVKPGEKVLVAVITDNSDDKTYAPGKKQSQLDFTYHGGMYRDVWMVAVSPVHISDANEASKVAGGGVFIHSDNISEKHADVFAQTEIINESAKAVNLKLETTLCDDKGNPLKTLVTAVKLLPGQAQSVKQQYSVKNPKLWTPDSPYLYQVKSRVLSGNQSLDGVMSRIGIRSIEFRGKEGFYLNGKPYIQLLGTNRHQDFAYVGNAVPNNMHWRDVKKLRDAGCRIIRSAHYPQDPSFLDACDELGMFLTVATPGWQYWNKKDSIFEQRVYDDVRNMIRRDRNHACVIAWEPVLNETQFPLSFSNNVLKITHDEYPYNGCVAVADIHSAGVAENYDLVYGWPKDTGTVKQSIFTREFGETVDDWYAHNNNNRAARSWGERPQIVQALRLAQTYDEMYTASRQFIGGAQWHAFDHQRGYYPDPYFGGMMDNFRQPKYAYYMFKSQQDADVKLPVAESGPMVYIAHEITPFSDPDVVVFTNCDVVRLIVYEKDTLVMKAPKVTPGMPHPPVIFRNVFDFMKMRVLTYEQKKWQQVSFVAEGLINGKVVCSTKKMPSRRSTKLRLTLDNDGQSLVANGSDFAVVVAEVTDDEGNVRRLAKDQVYFTVEGEGEIIGDDRIGANPRLVEFGSAPVLIRSTLKAGKIKVNARVLFEGEHAPKAATLEFVSVPTALKAVYDETPKTVSAKAKTFGKEHQSTRTDEERKRELQEVQDQQKDFGEKIKK, via the coding sequence ATGAAAAAGACCACTTTTTTACTTCTATCGCTATTCCTGATTTTGGCTGCCCAGGCGCAGCGGCCCTTCTCTACCGCTGGTTTTTTCGAATGGAAGAATCAGGGCCGGGAGGTTTTTGACTTCAATATCGGTTGGCGTTTTCATAAAGGCGATGTTGACGGAGCTGAAACTGTTGCATTCGATGATTCAAAATGGGATGTGGTAGCCACACCGCATACCGTGGAGTTGGAGCCGTCGGAAGCCAGTGGCGGTCGCAATTATCAGGGCATTGCCTGGTACCGTAAGCACTTTACGGTCAATAAGGATCTGGCAGGGAAAAAAGTCTATCTGCACTTTGAGGCTGTGATGGGGAAATCTAAAGTTTACCTGAATGGCAAATTGGTGAAAGAGCATTTCGGCGGTTATTTGCCATTTAATATTAACCTGACTGATCTTGGCGTAAAGCCGGGTGAGAAGGTTTTGGTAGCTGTGATTACGGACAACAGCGATGATAAAACCTATGCTCCGGGCAAGAAGCAATCACAGCTTGACTTTACCTATCACGGGGGAATGTACCGTGACGTGTGGATGGTGGCAGTCTCTCCGGTTCATATTTCTGATGCCAATGAGGCCAGTAAAGTAGCCGGTGGCGGAGTATTTATTCATTCAGATAATATCAGTGAAAAGCATGCCGATGTCTTTGCTCAGACAGAGATTATCAACGAATCGGCTAAGGCTGTCAATCTCAAACTGGAAACTACACTTTGTGATGATAAAGGCAATCCGCTGAAGACATTAGTGACCGCAGTGAAACTTTTACCCGGTCAGGCTCAATCTGTAAAACAGCAATATTCGGTAAAGAATCCGAAGCTTTGGACGCCGGATTCTCCTTATTTATATCAGGTGAAAAGTCGCGTATTGTCAGGTAATCAGTCTCTTGATGGGGTGATGAGCCGCATTGGTATTCGTTCTATCGAGTTTCGGGGGAAAGAAGGCTTTTACCTGAATGGAAAACCCTATATCCAACTGCTCGGAACCAATCGTCACCAGGATTTTGCTTATGTGGGAAATGCTGTGCCTAATAATATGCACTGGCGCGATGTGAAAAAGCTTCGCGATGCCGGTTGCCGCATTATCCGTTCGGCGCACTATCCGCAGGATCCTTCATTTCTTGATGCGTGTGATGAATTGGGAATGTTCCTGACTGTGGCTACTCCCGGCTGGCAATATTGGAACAAGAAAGATAGCATTTTTGAACAACGCGTATATGACGATGTGAGAAATATGATCCGTCGTGATCGCAATCATGCTTGCGTAATCGCTTGGGAACCTGTGCTTAATGAAACTCAGTTTCCACTCTCGTTTTCCAATAACGTATTGAAAATTACTCACGATGAATATCCTTATAATGGATGTGTGGCCGTGGCTGATATTCATTCGGCAGGAGTGGCCGAAAACTACGACCTCGTTTACGGTTGGCCAAAAGATACCGGTACGGTGAAGCAAAGCATCTTTACCCGCGAGTTTGGCGAGACGGTGGACGATTGGTATGCCCACAACAATAATAACCGAGCAGCCCGCAGCTGGGGTGAACGACCGCAAATCGTGCAGGCATTGCGACTGGCTCAGACGTATGATGAAATGTACACCGCCAGCCGTCAGTTTATCGGTGGTGCGCAGTGGCACGCTTTTGACCATCAGCGCGGTTATTACCCTGATCCTTACTTCGGGGGAATGATGGATAACTTCCGTCAGCCTAAATATGCTTACTATATGTTTAAAAGCCAGCAGGATGCCGATGTGAAACTGCCGGTGGCCGAAAGCGGTCCGATGGTTTATATCGCACACGAAATCACTCCATTTTCAGATCCTGATGTGGTGGTATTTACCAATTGTGATGTAGTCCGCCTGATTGTTTATGAAAAAGATACGCTGGTGATGAAAGCGCCTAAGGTTACACCCGGTATGCCGCATCCGCCGGTCATTTTCAGGAATGTATTTGACTTTATGAAAATGCGTGTCCTAACTTACGAGCAGAAGAAATGGCAGCAGGTGAGCTTTGTGGCGGAAGGTTTGATTAACGGCAAAGTGGTGTGTTCGACTAAGAAAATGCCGTCCCGTCGATCTACTAAACTCCGATTGACACTCGATAATGACGGTCAGTCATTGGTGGCGAATGGTTCTGATTTTGCAGTCGTAGTCGCAGAAGTGACTGATGATGAAGGTAATGTGCGCCGTCTGGCCAAAGATCAGGTCTATTTCACGGTAGAAGGCGAGGGCGAGATTATCGGCGATGACCGCATCGGAGCAAATCCTCGTTTGGTTGAGTTTGGCTCTGCACCGGTGCTGATCCGTTCCACACTGAAAGCGGGTAAGATAAAGGTCAATGCCCGTGTCCTTTTCGAAGGGGAGCATGCACCGAAAGCCGCTACTCTCGAATTTGTATCAGTACCTACTGCCCTCAAAGCGGTATATGACGAAACTCCGAAAACGGTTTCAGCAAAAGCTAAGACTTTTGGCAAAGAGCATCAGTCCACCCGCACCGATGAAGAACGCAAACGCGAGCTTCAGGAGGTACAGGATCAGCAAAAGGATTTTGGAGAGAAAATAAAGAAATAG
- a CDS encoding glycoside hydrolase family 78 protein: MLSLRKITLSLYALLWVATVSAIEVTRTTCELITNPVGITAKGPRLGWQLHSSVNKDKQTAYQIILSMDNKSIERGVGRVWNSGVVKSDKSQFVEYAGPELKEGQRYLWRVKVWDANKKASAWSEVSSFETAPPMATAALWISAISRKKAKLPEGRNFHQPSMKKKEIADLWGPVDSLAKRSILLRHPIAIMKKVKSAQAIICGLGQYELTLNGEKIGQSQFAPAWSDYDKTVYYNIYDVKKNLTQGENVVGVMLGNGMYNVTGDRYRKFWVSFGTPKLYFIMRLKYDDGTTEQIVSDKSWKYALSPVTFNCIFGGEDYDANQEQPGWDKPGFDDSAWKKVVHVENPKGEMMPQLTAPVKIMQTFGVKEVKKIGTDPVILDMGQNLSGFPTIKVQGKKGQTLRLWVGESIKDSAVNQKRTGKPYYFQYTLKGNGVEEWTPRFSYYGYQYIQLYGADYLENAPGSDKPVLLDVKSNFVYNSTAETGTFECSNDIYNKTHWLINNAIKSNFQSIFTDCPHREKLGWLEQNHLNGPGLMFNYDQTQMFAKVIRDMQDAQLLDGLVPTTAPEYTDFEFIRDFKDSPEWGATSAILPWMYYEYYGDASQIEKAYPMMTRYMAYLDSKAKGDTLAFGLGDWYDYGPKPAGYSQNSPIALSATAFYYYYADLVAKSARMLGLKKEAKQYEKRAEAIRRAFNAKFFNPKTKQYGTGSQYSNAMPIFLNIVEPKYRQSVLDNLVTDIKAHGDRLTTGDIGNRFLFRVLADNGLNELMYKMTNHNDAPGYGFQLKYGLTTLTEQWDPSKGNSWNHFMMGQIEEWFYRSVAGIQPDMKQPGFKHTIIAPQPVGDLTYAKASYASVYGPIKVDWKKGNGQFRLKVSVPANTTATVILPSSKVTVSQGEGVSLKKNKAEIGSGDYEFVCE; this comes from the coding sequence ATGCTTTCATTACGAAAAATAACTCTGTCATTATATGCTTTGTTGTGGGTTGCCACTGTCTCTGCGATTGAGGTAACACGAACTACCTGCGAATTAATCACAAACCCGGTAGGAATTACTGCTAAAGGTCCGCGTCTGGGCTGGCAATTACATTCCTCTGTCAATAAAGATAAACAGACTGCTTACCAGATCATTCTGTCGATGGATAACAAATCTATTGAGCGGGGAGTCGGTCGTGTCTGGAATTCAGGTGTGGTAAAGTCGGACAAAAGCCAGTTTGTAGAATATGCAGGTCCTGAGCTTAAGGAAGGCCAGCGTTACCTGTGGCGCGTAAAAGTATGGGATGCAAATAAGAAAGCATCAGCGTGGAGTGAGGTGTCATCATTCGAGACCGCACCTCCAATGGCTACAGCCGCGTTGTGGATCTCTGCTATTTCACGCAAGAAAGCCAAGCTGCCGGAGGGCCGCAACTTCCACCAGCCGTCGATGAAGAAAAAGGAAATTGCGGATCTGTGGGGGCCGGTGGACTCATTGGCCAAACGCAGCATCTTGTTGCGCCATCCTATCGCTATAATGAAGAAAGTGAAAAGTGCGCAGGCTATTATCTGCGGACTGGGACAATACGAGCTTACCCTCAATGGTGAGAAGATTGGTCAGAGCCAGTTTGCTCCGGCATGGAGTGATTACGATAAGACCGTATATTACAATATTTACGATGTAAAGAAAAACCTGACTCAGGGCGAAAATGTCGTCGGCGTGATGCTGGGTAATGGCATGTACAATGTCACCGGTGACCGTTACCGTAAGTTCTGGGTAAGCTTTGGGACTCCGAAACTTTACTTCATCATGCGTCTGAAATACGATGACGGTACTACCGAGCAGATCGTCTCTGATAAAAGCTGGAAATATGCCTTGAGTCCCGTGACCTTCAACTGTATATTCGGTGGTGAAGATTACGATGCAAATCAAGAACAGCCCGGTTGGGATAAGCCCGGATTTGACGACTCAGCCTGGAAAAAGGTGGTGCATGTGGAAAATCCGAAAGGAGAGATGATGCCGCAGTTGACCGCACCAGTGAAAATTATGCAAACATTCGGGGTGAAAGAGGTGAAAAAAATAGGTACAGATCCGGTAATTCTTGATATGGGGCAAAACCTGTCCGGATTTCCTACTATTAAGGTACAAGGCAAAAAAGGCCAGACCTTGCGCTTATGGGTGGGAGAGTCCATCAAGGACAGCGCCGTGAATCAGAAACGCACCGGCAAACCCTATTATTTCCAATATACGCTGAAAGGAAACGGGGTAGAGGAGTGGACACCGCGTTTCTCCTACTACGGTTATCAATATATACAACTCTACGGTGCTGATTATCTGGAGAATGCGCCCGGCAGTGATAAGCCTGTCTTACTGGATGTGAAATCAAACTTTGTCTATAACTCAACTGCCGAAACAGGTACGTTTGAGTGCTCCAACGATATTTACAATAAAACGCATTGGTTGATCAACAATGCTATTAAAAGTAATTTTCAATCCATTTTTACCGACTGTCCCCACCGGGAGAAGCTCGGTTGGCTGGAGCAAAACCACCTGAATGGACCTGGTCTGATGTTTAATTACGACCAGACACAGATGTTTGCCAAAGTGATCCGTGATATGCAGGATGCCCAGTTGCTGGATGGCTTGGTTCCGACGACTGCACCCGAATATACCGATTTTGAATTTATTCGTGACTTTAAGGATTCGCCGGAATGGGGAGCAACCTCGGCTATTCTGCCCTGGATGTATTATGAATATTACGGTGATGCTTCGCAAATAGAGAAAGCTTATCCGATGATGACCCGCTACATGGCTTATCTCGATAGCAAAGCGAAAGGCGATACATTGGCTTTTGGTCTGGGCGATTGGTATGATTATGGTCCAAAACCTGCCGGGTATTCGCAAAATAGCCCGATCGCACTCTCTGCTACTGCATTTTATTACTATTATGCTGATCTGGTGGCCAAATCTGCTAGAATGCTGGGTTTAAAAAAAGAGGCAAAACAATACGAGAAAAGAGCCGAAGCAATCCGCCGGGCCTTTAATGCTAAATTTTTCAATCCCAAAACCAAACAATACGGTACAGGAAGCCAGTATTCCAATGCCATGCCGATATTCCTCAATATTGTTGAGCCTAAATACCGTCAGTCGGTGCTGGATAATCTGGTGACCGACATCAAAGCGCACGGTGATCGCTTGACTACCGGTGATATCGGTAACCGTTTCCTTTTCCGTGTGTTAGCTGATAATGGGCTGAATGAGCTGATGTACAAAATGACGAATCACAACGATGCTCCGGGGTATGGCTTTCAGTTAAAGTACGGCCTCACCACCTTGACCGAGCAGTGGGATCCATCGAAAGGCAACTCGTGGAACCACTTTATGATGGGGCAGATCGAGGAGTGGTTTTACCGTTCGGTAGCAGGCATTCAGCCGGATATGAAGCAGCCGGGATTCAAACATACGATCATTGCTCCGCAACCCGTTGGTGATCTGACTTACGCAAAGGCTTCATACGCATCAGTTTATGGGCCGATAAAAGTAGATTGGAAAAAGGGAAACGGACAATTCAGATTGAAAGTCTCTGTACCTGCTAATACTACTGCTACCGTGATTCTACCTTCTTCTAAGGTGACGGTCAGTCAGGGCGAAGGTGTTTCATTGAAAAAGAATAAAGCCGAAATAGGCTCGGGTGATTACGAATTCGTTTGTGAATGA